A window of Nitrososphaerales archaeon genomic DNA:
AGGGCGATCTACGTCTACCTCCCGTCGGTCGCATTGGCAAGCAAGTGGAAGAAGCTCGCTGCGAAGTCCGGCACCCCCGTCTCGAAGTTCGTGGTCGAGCATGTCGAAAACTCGCTCAGGCAGGAGGAAGGAGAGGAGGGCTTCAAAGCGCGCAGCGAGCTGGTTCGCGAGCTCAAGCAGCGGGATGAGGAGGTTGCTAGGCTGCAGACAGAGGTGAGGCTGGCGAGGGAACTCGCGGACAGGCTGGACAGGGAACTCAGGAGGCACCGGGTCCAACCATTTCTGGACGAGTCCTTCCAGGGCGTCAGGGCGTACGAAAAGCAGCTCATCGAGCTCTTCAGGAACGAGAAGGTAGTCGACAGCGACGACCTGCTCCGGAAACTCGGGATCGACCTGAACGAAGAAGAACTGATCAAGGCGATCGATAGGCAGATCTCCGGTCTGGAGGCATACGGGCTCCTTGAGGCCACGGCGAGGGGGTGGAAGTGGAAGGGTTGACGCAGGAACTTCACGCCGAAGAGAGGGTGGAACCGGCCCAACTTGCCCTTGCGTTCGTCCAGGACTGCAGGGACAGAAACCTCGCCCCCGGTACCATAGAGAGCTATTCACTCGCCGTCAAACACTTTCTCGAATTCCTCGAGCAGATGCGTGTCCATCCGTTCGAGGTCGACCGTTTCACACTTAAGGAATACCTTCGTCACAGGCGGTCTCAGAGCCTTGACCACAAGACGCTGGAGAACAACTTCACTGCCCTGTCGACGTTCTACGGATTCCTCGCCTTCGAGGGGCACGTCGGAGGGAATCCCGTCCTGATAGTCAGGAAGAGATTTCTCGCAGAGTACAAGGAGGGGACCAGCGACGAGTCGTCCCGTAAACTAATCTCCGTCGAGCAGATGTCGGCCCTCATCCACTCTATCCTGAATCCCAGGGACAAGGCAGTGGCGATCCTACTTGCCAAGACCGGTCTCAGGAGAGGGGAGCTGGTCTCTCTGAACGTCCAGGACATCGATTGGGCCGATGGCGCGATAACCCTAGAGAAGAAGAGGTTCAAGAAGAGAAGCGGAAGGATCGTCTTCTTCGACGACGAGTGTGCCGTTGTCCTGAGACGGTGGATATCGATAAGGGAGACTATGCAATTGCAGACCGACGCCCTGTTCGTCGGGGAGACCGGCCGGAGGCTGATGAGGAGTGGTATTTACAACATGATGGTGAAGTACGCAGAGAGGGCCGGGCTCCATAACTCGAAGTCCGCCAGCATCGAGGACCATTTCTCGACCCACAACTTCAGACACTGGTTCACAACGCACCTTCGGAGAGCGGGTATGTCAAGAGAGTTCATTCAGATACTTCGGGGCGACAAGAGGAGGGACGCGATCGACATCTATGACCACGTTGACAAGGAAGAGCTGCGCAAGGCTTACCTCACCTGCGTGCCCAAGCTCGGCATATAGAGACGCTGCGACTCATGGAAAAGTAGCAAAAGTAACAGATGTAGCAAATGCTTATGATGTCTGTTACTTCTGCTACTATCGTTCCGGCATGGAGAAATTGTTCTTCTGCCCCGCAACCTTTAACTTGTGGTAGGGCAAGCAACTTGTGGTGGAACAAGTAACTTGCTCTTTGACCAGAGGCCCAAGGACAACAAGAGAGACCTGTACGACACAGAGGAGGAGCTAAAGTCTCTCATCTCCGCCCTGAAGAAAGGAGTGCCGCTGGTGACAATCATCGGTCTGAGAAGGACCGGCAAGACTTCCCTTCTCCTGACAGCCTTGAATCAGACTGCTCAGCCTTCCATCGTGCTGGATATGCGTG
This region includes:
- a CDS encoding tyrosine-type recombinase/integrase; translated protein: MEVEGLTQELHAEERVEPAQLALAFVQDCRDRNLAPGTIESYSLAVKHFLEFLEQMRVHPFEVDRFTLKEYLRHRRSQSLDHKTLENNFTALSTFYGFLAFEGHVGGNPVLIVRKRFLAEYKEGTSDESSRKLISVEQMSALIHSILNPRDKAVAILLAKTGLRRGELVSLNVQDIDWADGAITLEKKRFKKRSGRIVFFDDECAVVLRRWISIRETMQLQTDALFVGETGRRLMRSGIYNMMVKYAERAGLHNSKSASIEDHFSTHNFRHWFTTHLRRAGMSREFIQILRGDKRRDAIDIYDHVDKEELRKAYLTCVPKLGI